A region of Cellulophaga sp. RHA19 DNA encodes the following proteins:
- a CDS encoding type VI secretion system baseplate subunit TssF translates to MKKRMLERSMELWGIKEANSIDPLIDLLIDVFAYEKAKLHQEIKLSDTQLLHRLSRILLSSKWSSPMPAHALMLMYPNEETYTVTPDNHFYVNTSSYGKDNLSVFFTPLVNSTVHNAAVKYKLYNTQLVQYINNEAISNTFFDKENRVEDNTLWLGIEIDQEKLHKLDRLSLTVLMEDLNLYPLLNTMSVNGENRVNIRCSKGNFDSNELDETHYSEEITTFYKDYFYDLDLEGSTHIKKSLSQLFPFSKKEVEDIDYDQSLFWIKIKLPEIFDKQKIEQFNVSLNTVPVVNRQRVYKQHNYSKNGRIVSLPCEHKNYFLNVKSAQDDNGKYLKNILNDYENRRNGTYSLYFGDIEKFDTRSAKVLINKVTQSIREEGNAYAAMNPERLDTYLEELIKQLDLLEQKAIDKVKDIDVSESTFLLTYPFPNATNYEIEYWTSNADLANDFNEQSTFNQYATNEFDMKKTRLLTTTVGGKIRKGEREQVDSLRYGLLTKERIVSKADVKSFINQQIGNYVSNIQIQPGAQISKEKKKGIIRTTDVLITLNTLFSSKQDLDRLGVYFENELTNKSISNIPYKVVIQ, encoded by the coding sequence TTGAAAAAAAGGATGTTAGAACGCTCTATGGAGTTATGGGGTATAAAAGAGGCTAATAGCATAGACCCCTTAATAGACCTTTTAATAGATGTTTTTGCTTATGAAAAAGCAAAGCTACATCAAGAAATTAAATTGTCTGATACCCAGCTGCTTCACAGGTTATCTAGAATATTATTAAGTAGTAAGTGGTCTTCTCCAATGCCTGCACATGCTTTAATGCTAATGTACCCTAATGAGGAAACATATACTGTTACTCCAGATAATCATTTTTATGTAAATACTAGTAGTTATGGTAAAGATAACTTAAGTGTCTTTTTTACGCCTCTAGTAAATAGTACCGTACATAATGCAGCAGTAAAATATAAGTTGTACAATACGCAGTTGGTACAGTATATTAATAACGAGGCTATTAGTAATACTTTTTTTGATAAAGAAAATAGAGTAGAAGACAATACACTATGGTTAGGTATAGAAATTGACCAAGAAAAGCTTCATAAATTAGACCGTTTATCCTTAACCGTATTAATGGAAGATCTAAATTTGTATCCTCTTTTAAATACAATGTCTGTTAATGGTGAAAACAGAGTTAATATAAGGTGTTCTAAGGGTAACTTTGACTCTAATGAGCTTGATGAAACACATTATTCTGAAGAAATAACTACGTTTTATAAGGATTATTTTTATGATTTAGATTTAGAAGGTAGCACTCATATAAAAAAGTCTTTGAGCCAGTTATTTCCGTTCTCTAAAAAGGAAGTAGAGGACATAGATTATGATCAAAGTCTTTTTTGGATAAAAATTAAGCTGCCAGAAATTTTTGATAAGCAAAAAATAGAACAATTTAATGTTTCTCTTAACACCGTTCCTGTAGTTAATAGGCAAAGAGTTTATAAACAGCACAATTATAGTAAAAACGGAAGAATAGTATCTCTCCCATGTGAGCATAAAAACTATTTTTTAAATGTTAAATCTGCTCAAGATGATAATGGAAAATATTTAAAGAATATTTTAAACGATTATGAAAATAGAAGAAACGGTACATACTCTCTCTATTTTGGAGATATAGAAAAGTTTGATACTAGAAGCGCAAAAGTTTTAATAAATAAGGTAACACAATCTATTAGAGAAGAAGGTAATGCATATGCAGCTATGAATCCTGAAAGGTTAGATACTTACTTAGAAGAATTAATAAAACAGCTAGACTTGCTAGAGCAAAAAGCAATAGATAAAGTAAAAGATATAGATGTGTCTGAAAGTACATTTTTATTAACCTACCCTTTTCCTAATGCAACCAATTATGAAATAGAATATTGGACAAGTAATGCAGATTTGGCTAATGATTTTAATGAACAAAGTACATTTAATCAATATGCCACTAATGAGTTTGATATGAAAAAAACTCGCTTGTTAACAACTACTGTTGGTGGTAAAATTAGAAAAGGAGAAAGAGAACAGGTAGATAGTTTAAGGTATGGCTTGCTTACAAAAGAACGTATAGTTTCTAAGGCAGATGTAAAAAGTTTTATAAATCAGCAAATAGGTAACTACGTATCTAACATACAAATACAACCAGGAGCACAAATTTCAAAAGAAAAGAAAAAAGGAATAATAAGAACAACAGATGTTTTAATTACATTAAACACTTTATTTTCATCTAAACAAGATTTAGATAGATTAGGTGTTTATTTTGAAAATGAATTGACAAATAAGTCAATCAGTAACATTCCGTATAAAGTAGTAATTCAGTAA
- a CDS encoding TssN family type VI secretion system protein, whose amino-acid sequence MDTLITFFLKYLLAPLLVVFLILVLKFSKIKKKLRIKKVIFFILISLLILILPSLFALLRYEFVWGGLLITALTYLFLGIGMVFYTKTKTFDSFGLIEKDGNKTYFLIVTFAIIILTAWVYYLIFNILSGLPYSIWAMSSVLWFIVPIFYVMARDSFLKISPPFFKSWRVEHDTNSDLYWDKIDTFTLIQVTVKVKRSPTDKDYSSFMVKLPTEVILGKWFNRFIEDQNVRFPQDVIKTEDESGDEMGWIFYTSKWFKFPLFTRVLDAEKTGTENNITNTQTIFVRRIKIKEDENE is encoded by the coding sequence ATGGATACATTAATTACATTTTTTTTAAAATATTTACTAGCCCCTTTATTGGTGGTTTTTTTAATTTTAGTACTTAAGTTTTCTAAAATTAAAAAGAAGTTACGTATAAAAAAGGTTATCTTTTTTATACTAATATCGTTACTAATACTAATTTTACCATCCTTGTTTGCCTTGTTAAGGTATGAGTTTGTTTGGGGTGGTTTATTAATAACTGCATTAACGTATTTGTTTTTAGGAATTGGTATGGTTTTTTATACAAAAACTAAAACATTTGACTCCTTTGGTTTAATAGAAAAAGACGGCAATAAAACATACTTTTTAATTGTAACTTTTGCTATTATAATTTTAACAGCATGGGTATATTATTTAATTTTTAATATTTTAAGTGGGTTGCCATATTCTATTTGGGCAATGTCTTCTGTGTTGTGGTTTATTGTTCCTATATTTTATGTAATGGCAAGAGACTCTTTTTTAAAAATATCTCCACCATTTTTTAAATCTTGGCGTGTAGAGCATGATACAAATAGTGATTTGTATTGGGATAAGATAGATACTTTTACACTTATACAGGTAACGGTTAAAGTTAAAAGATCTCCTACAGACAAAGATTATTCGTCATTTATGGTAAAGTTGCCTACAGAAGTGATTTTAGGAAAATGGTTTAATAGGTTTATAGAGGATCAAAATGTTAGGTTTCCACAAGATGTTATAAAAACAGAAGATGAAAGTGGTGATGAAATGGGGTGGATTTTTTACACATCCAAGTGGTTTAAGTTTCCGTTGTTTACTCGCGTTTTAGATGCAGAAAAAACAGGAACAGAAAATAACATTACCAACACACAAACGATCTTTGTTAGACGTATAAAAATAAAAGAAGATGAAAACGAATAA
- the tssO gene encoding type VI secretion system TssO gives MQLNENSWRKIRFTLFFSWVVGILFVIIVNFFISVPVLESKEIMSDIRNSEEILSAQKKYITQVVTLHDTIKTIEFDINQVQRIDGIKRDIYALEDIYKINNKNNKYSFGQQSSRILKIYFDINEALNKSMKNNKLIEKNLNECKANI, from the coding sequence ATGCAACTAAATGAAAATTCTTGGCGAAAAATTAGGTTCACACTATTTTTCTCCTGGGTCGTAGGTATCCTGTTTGTAATAATTGTCAATTTCTTTATTTCGGTTCCTGTTTTAGAGAGTAAAGAGATAATGAGCGACATTAGAAATTCCGAAGAAATTTTAAGTGCTCAAAAAAAATACATTACGCAAGTTGTTACTTTACACGACACTATAAAAACTATAGAGTTTGATATTAATCAAGTACAAAGAATTGATGGCATTAAAAGAGATATTTATGCACTTGAAGACATTTACAAAATAAACAACAAGAACAACAAGTATAGTTTTGGACAACAATCATCTAGAATATTAAAAATATACTTTGATATTAATGAAGCACTGAACAAATCAATGAAAAACAACAAATTGATAGAAAAGAACCTAAATGAATGTAAAGCAAATATATAG
- the tssO gene encoding type VI secretion system TssO, translating to MKPLNYIKRRKQILKFSLYFSFLIIVLLVCGSFTLNTATKGITLLNEKKASYDAIFNKQAQLNYQLEDIYKNLSSLKNKQRTLTEHKEMQKLISDTRLSLEKEININKQDAKHYELYQELFKHLGEIQSIMDVYKKEESKRLYNIDQLEKCKQKYKEINSNQFN from the coding sequence ATGAAACCGTTAAACTACATTAAAAGAAGAAAACAAATTTTAAAATTCTCTCTATACTTTAGTTTCCTAATAATTGTACTACTAGTATGCGGATCTTTTACCCTAAATACAGCAACTAAAGGAATTACACTCTTAAACGAAAAAAAGGCTAGCTACGATGCTATTTTTAACAAACAAGCACAACTCAACTACCAGTTAGAGGACATTTATAAAAACTTAAGTAGCCTAAAAAACAAGCAAAGAACACTAACAGAGCACAAGGAAATGCAAAAACTTATTTCTGACACTCGCTTAAGTTTAGAAAAAGAAATTAACATTAATAAGCAAGACGCCAAACATTACGAGTTATACCAAGAACTATTTAAGCATTTAGGAGAAATACAATCTATAATGGATGTGTACAAAAAAGAAGAAAGTAAAAGATTGTACAACATTGACCAGTTAGAAAAATGCAAACAAAAATATAAAGAAATAAACTCTAACCAATTTAATTAA
- a CDS encoding DUF5458 family protein, producing MAEKTQTSKSIATQTKQAETVDLSASIDLLKEFGGFSFLENVIDGYTNLNPNRKARRNIFLTDDQWESERKNLTNRLTVWLDLLKSDKNSEEMRDIAKEKALKVGEVLNANLKQALKRTKELETSYRSLAHFYKNTESDKVKNVTIVNASMHQLKDLDNPYFIDYIGNELKQNFDRLDLRQNYSLLVIPGYLGTNAILDKWSKIAFDNKTVLLTDFQDLETPDDVVDLFFNSNHTGGDVYKSNTLMTCNWLLGRKKDDIVGEEDNLYVPPSSALAGKIYSTLMSQVVAGKKFGGINEVESVRFDLKKSEISELEKMGLVPMVNEYSKVMAFSAKTLFNGDNLGLQTYSVVRVFDYITKVLFDFLNRRAFENWTTRTESDLRSQIVKFLDSIHGPTKLIEKFKVMKIEQDPNQKDRVLIDLHITPYFPAKSFVIQLDGHKGDGPEEAVWHSEYNQQ from the coding sequence ATGGCAGAAAAGACTCAAACAAGTAAATCTATAGCTACACAAACTAAACAAGCTGAAACAGTAGATTTATCAGCTTCAATAGATTTATTAAAAGAATTTGGTGGTTTCTCTTTTTTAGAAAATGTAATTGATGGGTACACTAATCTTAACCCTAACAGAAAAGCAAGAAGAAATATATTTTTAACAGATGACCAATGGGAGTCTGAACGTAAAAATTTAACGAACAGATTAACTGTTTGGTTGGATCTTTTAAAGAGCGACAAAAACAGTGAAGAAATGCGTGACATTGCCAAAGAAAAGGCACTTAAAGTAGGAGAAGTCCTAAATGCTAATCTTAAGCAAGCATTAAAAAGAACTAAAGAATTAGAAACTTCTTACAGATCATTAGCACATTTCTACAAAAATACAGAGAGTGACAAGGTTAAAAACGTAACTATTGTTAACGCTAGTATGCATCAATTAAAAGATTTAGATAATCCTTACTTTATAGATTATATAGGTAATGAGCTAAAACAAAATTTTGACAGACTAGATCTAAGACAAAACTATTCTTTATTAGTTATACCTGGTTATTTAGGAACTAATGCTATCCTAGATAAGTGGTCTAAAATAGCTTTTGACAACAAAACTGTTTTACTAACAGATTTTCAAGATTTAGAAACACCAGACGATGTTGTGGATCTTTTCTTTAACTCTAACCATACCGGCGGAGACGTTTACAAATCTAATACACTAATGACTTGTAACTGGTTATTAGGAAGAAAAAAAGATGATATTGTTGGCGAGGAAGACAACTTATATGTTCCTCCTTCTTCTGCACTTGCTGGTAAAATATACAGCACATTAATGTCACAAGTTGTAGCGGGTAAAAAGTTTGGTGGTATTAACGAAGTAGAAAGTGTACGTTTTGATCTTAAAAAGAGTGAAATCTCTGAGCTAGAAAAAATGGGATTAGTACCTATGGTTAATGAGTACAGTAAAGTTATGGCTTTTTCTGCTAAAACACTTTTTAACGGAGACAACCTAGGATTACAAACCTATTCTGTTGTTCGTGTATTTGATTATATTACAAAGGTATTATTTGACTTTTTAAACAGAAGAGCTTTTGAAAACTGGACTACCAGAACAGAGTCTGATTTAAGAAGCCAAATTGTTAAATTCTTAGATAGTATTCATGGACCAACAAAACTTATTGAGAAATTTAAGGTAATGAAAATAGAGCAAGATCCTAACCAAAAAGACAGAGTCTTAATAGATCTTCATATTACACCATATTTTCCTGCAAAAAGTTTTGTAATACAATTAGATGGTCACAAAGGAGATGGCCCAGAAGAGGCTGTTTGGCATAGTGAATATAACCAACAATAA
- a CDS encoding GPW/gp25 family protein yields MNYLKLPIDFSEILTNKSADRCSKVESIAQHIMMMITSRYGEVVGRDDFGSQIWELEFSQLVRIKDWEERVENSLTEAIKKYEFRLKDIKVSVVLSEVDDNLSSSENTQIRRKSQIAVKAKLIENDMDFNFNTLIYISPLSQ; encoded by the coding sequence ATGAACTATTTAAAGTTGCCAATAGATTTTTCTGAAATTTTAACAAATAAAAGCGCAGATAGATGTTCTAAAGTTGAATCTATAGCGCAGCATATAATGATGATGATTACCTCTAGATACGGCGAAGTTGTAGGTAGAGATGATTTTGGTTCGCAAATTTGGGAGCTAGAATTTAGTCAGTTAGTAAGAATTAAAGATTGGGAAGAACGGGTAGAAAATTCTTTAACTGAAGCCATAAAAAAATATGAATTTAGATTAAAAGATATTAAAGTGTCCGTTGTTTTGTCTGAGGTTGATGATAACTTATCTAGTAGTGAAAATACACAAATACGCAGAAAATCACAGATAGCTGTAAAGGCAAAATTAATAGAAAACGATATGGATTTTAATTTTAATACCTTAATATATATAAGTCCTTTATCCCAATAA
- a CDS encoding AAA family ATPase, which yields MKELDFSQGLISAMKMAKHNANNDKHTSYGVAHLVMAMLIEPTGLKEILESLGKDIGYIAEWFEVRREMYTPTTEFDEETMQDSEVQIVLEDAIRSKIKLGTDFIDPICVFTAVIREGVVYSKAQIDSLGVNENDVLNQYNVPKLNLLSGSDAENQVVSSTPFSVNLKTEKITKEGALIIGREKEVRSILENLERSENKGTLLIGDSGVGKTAVVKSFVTELANNEDEAIRNTLVFGLNVSKLLASSGSENEISKKIVELFEKLHKLETQTVLVIDDLQILLENTSGKSSLVTNILNAQLAEGSTNLVFTITSDAYRKNIEKHPINSKLEMVFLEELDQFLLLKCLEKHQIRLQGIYDIKISDQALKETIKLSKRYFKENKLPYGAIDLLDRTLAAVKMSNKNAQKEVEKFKQALKAIEEADVVVKGDLELLFKTIFKKISVVLTAKVVENLVLLEDDTVAIGLEKIHKLLAILEDIASEKIEVVKSTEIESIVADISGIPLGKIQAEEKEKILGIEDKLQERVKGQESAIQTLSDAIIESRSGLGNPKQPIGSFFFLGPTGTGKTELTKSLAELLFDDETAMIRFDMSEFKEEHSAALLYGAPPGYVGYEEGGMLVNKIRQKPYSVVLFDEIEKAHSSVYDVFLQIMDEGTIHDKLGRSGDFSNAIIIFTSNIGSQWIAEQIEQGTKPSSNQLIEVMSKHFRPEFLGRLTEVVPFSPINEKIAKDIFKLHFANLQKQLLDQKDISLELSEEALAFLAQKGYSKKYGARPIGGVIRNYIKKVVSKFIISEQIVPGDKIILNYSDEQLIWDKC from the coding sequence ATGAAAGAATTAGATTTTAGTCAAGGATTAATTTCGGCTATGAAAATGGCCAAACATAATGCTAATAATGATAAGCATACTTCATATGGTGTAGCTCATTTAGTTATGGCTATGCTTATAGAACCAACCGGTCTTAAAGAAATTTTAGAAAGCTTAGGTAAAGATATTGGTTACATAGCAGAGTGGTTTGAGGTAAGAAGAGAAATGTATACACCTACCACAGAGTTTGACGAAGAAACAATGCAAGATAGTGAAGTGCAAATAGTGCTAGAAGATGCTATACGTTCTAAAATTAAATTAGGAACAGATTTTATAGATCCTATTTGTGTTTTTACAGCTGTTATTAGAGAAGGTGTAGTGTACTCTAAAGCTCAGATAGATTCTTTGGGTGTTAATGAAAATGATGTGCTAAACCAATACAATGTACCAAAGCTAAATTTATTATCAGGTTCAGATGCAGAAAACCAAGTAGTTTCTTCTACACCATTTTCTGTAAATCTTAAAACAGAAAAAATAACAAAAGAAGGTGCTTTAATAATAGGTAGAGAAAAAGAGGTTAGATCTATATTAGAAAATTTAGAAAGATCAGAAAACAAAGGAACCTTATTAATTGGAGATTCTGGTGTTGGTAAAACCGCAGTTGTAAAGTCTTTTGTTACCGAGTTAGCAAATAATGAAGATGAAGCTATAAGAAATACGTTAGTCTTTGGTTTAAACGTATCAAAACTATTGGCTAGCAGTGGATCTGAGAATGAAATATCTAAAAAAATTGTAGAACTGTTTGAAAAATTACACAAGCTAGAAACACAAACAGTATTAGTTATAGATGATCTTCAAATTTTATTAGAAAATACATCAGGTAAATCTAGTTTAGTAACAAATATTTTAAATGCACAGTTGGCAGAAGGCTCAACAAACCTAGTATTTACAATTACCTCAGATGCTTACAGAAAAAACATAGAAAAACATCCTATAAATAGTAAGTTAGAGATGGTTTTTTTAGAGGAGTTAGATCAATTTTTATTATTAAAATGTTTAGAAAAACACCAAATACGATTACAAGGTATTTACGATATTAAAATTTCTGACCAAGCTTTAAAAGAAACTATAAAACTATCTAAAAGATATTTTAAAGAAAACAAACTGCCTTATGGTGCTATAGATTTGTTAGATAGAACTTTAGCTGCTGTAAAAATGAGTAATAAAAATGCTCAGAAAGAGGTAGAAAAATTTAAGCAAGCACTAAAAGCAATAGAAGAAGCTGATGTTGTTGTAAAAGGTGATTTAGAGTTGCTATTTAAAACAATTTTTAAAAAAATAAGTGTTGTTTTAACCGCAAAAGTAGTAGAGAATTTAGTTCTTTTAGAAGATGATACTGTTGCTATTGGTTTAGAAAAAATACATAAGTTATTGGCAATTTTAGAAGATATAGCATCAGAAAAAATAGAGGTAGTTAAGTCTACAGAAATAGAATCTATTGTTGCAGATATATCTGGTATTCCTTTGGGAAAAATTCAAGCAGAAGAGAAAGAGAAAATATTAGGAATAGAAGATAAACTCCAAGAGCGAGTAAAAGGTCAAGAAAGTGCTATACAAACATTGTCTGACGCTATTATAGAATCTAGGAGTGGGTTAGGTAACCCTAAACAGCCAATTGGGTCTTTTTTCTTTTTAGGACCCACAGGAACCGGTAAAACAGAGCTTACCAAGTCTTTAGCAGAACTGCTTTTTGATGATGAAACTGCTATGATTAGATTTGATATGTCTGAATTTAAAGAAGAGCATTCTGCTGCATTATTATATGGTGCACCTCCAGGCTATGTTGGGTATGAAGAAGGTGGTATGCTAGTTAATAAAATTAGACAAAAACCATATTCGGTAGTGCTTTTTGATGAAATAGAAAAAGCACACAGTTCTGTGTATGACGTTTTTCTTCAAATTATGGATGAAGGTACAATACATGATAAATTAGGTAGAAGTGGAGATTTTTCTAATGCCATAATAATATTTACGTCTAACATTGGTAGCCAATGGATTGCAGAACAAATAGAGCAGGGGACTAAACCATCATCTAATCAATTAATAGAGGTGATGAGCAAACATTTTAGACCAGAATTTTTAGGAAGGTTAACAGAGGTTGTACCATTTTCTCCTATTAATGAAAAAATAGCAAAAGACATTTTTAAATTACACTTTGCTAATCTGCAAAAACAACTTTTAGATCAAAAAGATATTTCTTTAGAATTATCAGAGGAAGCTTTAGCTTTTCTTGCGCAAAAAGGATATTCTAAAAAATATGGTGCAAGACCAATTGGTGGCGTAATTAGGAATTATATTAAAAAGGTAGTTTCTAAATTTATTATTTCTGAACAAATAGTTCCTGGTGATAAAATAATCCTAAACTATAGTGATGAACAACTAATTTGGGATAAATGTTAG